Part of the Chloroflexota bacterium genome is shown below.
CAACCACCAGGCACAGTCGGCGGGCGGATCAAAATCACTGAACAAGGCGAAGTGATTAGCGATCGTTATGCCGAGCCAGAGACGGCCTATCGCCATCAAGAGCAAATTATCAACGCCGTATTGCGCTCGTCGTTAGGCGTGAGCATCGCGCATATCAGCCAAGAATGGCACGACGCGATGAGCAGCCTAGCCCAAGTATCGCGCAAAGTCTATCGGGGCTTGGTCTACGATCATCCACATTTCTTGGAATACTTCCGCAATGCTACGCCGATTACCGAAATTAGCCGCTTGAATATTGGCTCACGCCCAGCCAGCCGCAAAGCCAGCGACCGCATCGAAGATTTGCGGGCGATACCCTGGGTCTTTAGTTGGATGCAAAGTCGGCATACCTTGCCTGGTTGGTATGGCTTGGGCAGTGCCTTGGAGCATTTAATTCAAGCTGATACCAATGGCCTAACCACCTTGCAGGGAATGTACAACGATTGGCCATTCTTTCGCACCATGCTGGATAATGCCCAAATGATTTTATCTAAGGCTGATATGGATATCGCGGCGCAATATGCCCTACTTGTGCCCGACCAAGCCTTAGCCAACGAAATCTTTGGCTTGATTAAGGCCGAATATCAACGCACGGTTAAATGGATCTGCGAGGTGGCTCAAATTAATGAGCTGTTGGATACCAGCCCAATTTTGCAGCACTCGATTAAGCAGCGTAATCCTTATGTTGACCCATTGAGTTTTGTGCAAATCGAATTGCTCCGGCGTTTGCGCACCGATCCCGATGGGCTTGAGCACAACGATCTTGAGGATGCAATTCTGCTCAGCATCAATGGGATTGCCGCAGGCTTGAAAAATACTGGTTAGCAGTCGGGGTCTAGGGATCAGGGATCAGGGATCAGGGATCAGGATGGTAAGCACATAGATCATAGCTGGAATGGTTTATACCGTTGGCCGTGGTTTAACGTTATAAACCATTCCAATTAGCAGTCCGGTTACGAAAAGCCAAAAGCCTAGAGCCAATCCCCCTTCGTGTTCTTCATCCTTCATCCTTCATCCTTCATCCTTCATCCCTCATCCTTCATCCCTCGTCGCCCCAAGCTTGTATGGTAAGATAAGGCAAGATTTGATTTTACTTCACGGAGGACAACGATGTCGGACCATAAGGTGTACTATAACTACATTGGCGGCGAGTGGGTGCCAGCGCGTTCGGGCAAGACCTACGAGAACCGCAACCCCGCCGATACCCGCGATGTGATTGGCATCTTCCCCGACTCTGGTGCTGAGGATATTGCCGATGCGGTTGCCGCAGCCAAAGAGGCCTACAATGCATGGCGACTTGTGCCAGCTCCCAAGCGTGGCGAGTTGCTGTATCGGGCTTCGCAAATTCTTCAAGAACGCAAAGAGCAATATGCCAACGATATGACCCGTGAAATGGGCAAGGTTTTGGCCGAAACCCGTGGCGATGTGCAAGAAGCGATCGACATGGGCTATTTTATGGCTGGCGAAGGTCGGCGTTTGTATGGCGTAACCACGCCCTCGGAATTGCCCAATAAATTCCAGATGAGCGTGCGCCAACCGTTGGGCGTGTGTGGCTTGATTACACCATGGAACTTCCCAATGGCCATCCCATCGTGGAAGATCTTTCCAGCCTTGATTTGCGGTAACACGGTGGTGATCAAGCCTGCCGAAGATACGCCACTTTCAACCTACAACTTTGTGCAAGCCTTGGTTGATGCTGGCCTACCTAAAGGTGTGGTCAATATTGTTTCGGGCCATGGCCCAACTGCTGGCGAGCCATTGGTGCAACATCCCGATGTGAAAGTGATTTCGTTCACTGGCTCGACCGAAGTTGGTCGCCATGTTTCAACCCTTTGTGCCCAACAAGGCAAGCATGTGTCGCTCGAAATGGGCGGCAAAAACCCCATGATCATCATGGACGATGCTGATCTTGATTTAGTGTTGGCGGGCGCAGTTTGGGGCGCATTTGGCACAACCGGCCAACGCTGTACCGCGACCTCACGGATTATTGCTCATCGCTCAATTGTTGATGAACTGACCAGCCGCATCCAAGCTGAAGCCAAAACCATTCAAGTGGGCAATGGCTTGCTCGACGGTATGCAAATGGGGCCATCAATTAACGAAGGCCAATTGAGCGTGGTTGAAAAATATGTCAAGATTGGCCGTGAAGAAGGCGCTGAATTGGTGCTGGGCGGCGAACGCTTGACCGATGGCGATTTGGGCCATGGCTTCTTCCACCAGCCAACCATTTTTGGCAATGTCAAACGCAATATGCGCATCGCTCAAGAGGAAATTTTCGGGCCTGTGGTTTCGATCATTCCGGTTGATAGCCTTGAAGAAGCGATTGATGTTGCCAACGACGTGCCATATGGTTTGTCATCGTCGATTTATACTCGCAATGTCAATAATGCCTTCATTGCCATGCGTGATCTCTACACTGGGATTGTCTATGTCAATGCGCCAACCATTGGGGCCGAAATTCACCTGCCCTTTGGTGGCACCAAAGGCACTGGCAACGGCAAACGCGAAGGTGGCACCCAGGTACTCGATACCTACAGCGAATGGAAATCGTTGTATGTCGATTACAGTGGTGGCTTGCAACGCGCCCAAATCGATAACGCCGAATAATCAGTATTTCAGCCGAGAGCCAGTCGTTGGGCTGGCTCTCGATTGGATGCAAAAGCGCGTTAAGACTTTGTTTCTTGTCACTCCCCCCTCGTTCGAGTACAATACCAAAAAATTCTGGCACATTTCGTTGTCTCAATGAGCAGCGCTGCTCCAACCCCTTTGCAACGACACGAGAACACACACTTATGATCGCAACATCTTCACGACAGGTAGCCGTGCCACGCACACAACGTCGCCGCTTCACGGTTGAACATCTGGCCTATATTGGCCTTGGCTTGCTCTCGGTGCTGATGCACTTGTGGGCGCTTGGCGGTCGATCATTGCACCACGATGAAACGATTCATGCCTATTATTCGTGGTTGCTCTATCGCGGCGATGGCTATTTGCATGATCCGTTGACCCACGGGCCGTTTTTATATTATTGGACAGCTTTGCAATACTTTTTGTTTGGCGACAATGATTTTACGGCGCGTTTGGCCGCTGCGACCTTTGGAATAGCCTTAACCCTCACTCCTTGGCTGTTGCGCAAAAATATTGGGCGTGGCACGGCCTTGTTGATGGTGGGCTATCTGTTAATTTCGCCAGTAACCTTGTATGTCGGGCGTTTTATTCGCCACGATATTTTTGCGGTTACCCAAGAAATTATCTGTCTGATTGCGATCATTCGCTATATTTCCACCCGCCATGTGCGCTGGATTTATATTTTCTTCGCTTCGTTTGCTTTAATGTTTGTAACAATTGAGACCTCGTATCTCTTTACCTTGACCCTTGGCAGTTTTATTGTGTTGGTCACCTTGTGGCAAGTCAATCGCAAGCTGTTGATTCTGTTTGGAGTCTATGGCTTATTGGCGGTAGCTTGTCTCAAGGGCATCCCTGATCATCGTGGCCTGTTGGTTACAGCTAATGGTAATCCAGCCCCAGTGCTCGATGTTAACGGCCAAGAGCAATGGCTGCCGCTGCCGTTGGTTACTGAAAGCCAAGCCTTGGTCGTGCGCAATCAAGGCGACGATCTGTTTTTCGATGACACCGCCAATGGTGGTTTCCGCCAAGGCTACTTCTCGAAGCTCAGCGAAACCTTGTTTGGGATTGATGATGCCGAGGTACAATCGAACCCAAGCCGCTTGTATCACCAAGTCAAAAATCAAACGCTTTATGGCAATAACGGCGTGTTTATGCACATGCCAATTACCGCCCTAACGCTGCTCACGCTGGTCTTTTTGATCGCGGTGATTGTGATTATTTGGTTTTACAAGGGCAAAGATCAAACCCAAACCATGTGGAAACGAGCGGTCAGCCAAGCCCCTGAGCGTAGTTTATTGCCAGCTTTGGATTCACTGTGGAGCATTCACGGGGCGCTGGCAGTAATTTTGGGCTTG
Proteins encoded:
- a CDS encoding aldehyde dehydrogenase family protein gives rise to the protein MSDHKVYYNYIGGEWVPARSGKTYENRNPADTRDVIGIFPDSGAEDIADAVAAAKEAYNAWRLVPAPKRGELLYRASQILQERKEQYANDMTREMGKVLAETRGDVQEAIDMGYFMAGEGRRLYGVTTPSELPNKFQMSVRQPLGVCGLITPWNFPMAIPSWKIFPALICGNTVVIKPAEDTPLSTYNFVQALVDAGLPKGVVNIVSGHGPTAGEPLVQHPDVKVISFTGSTEVGRHVSTLCAQQGKHVSLEMGGKNPMIIMDDADLDLVLAGAVWGAFGTTGQRCTATSRIIAHRSIVDELTSRIQAEAKTIQVGNGLLDGMQMGPSINEGQLSVVEKYVKIGREEGAELVLGGERLTDGDLGHGFFHQPTIFGNVKRNMRIAQEEIFGPVVSIIPVDSLEEAIDVANDVPYGLSSSIYTRNVNNAFIAMRDLYTGIVYVNAPTIGAEIHLPFGGTKGTGNGKREGGTQVLDTYSEWKSLYVDYSGGLQRAQIDNAE